In Equus przewalskii isolate Varuska chromosome 15, EquPr2, whole genome shotgun sequence, a single genomic region encodes these proteins:
- the CMC1 gene encoding COX assembly mitochondrial protein homolog isoform X4 — MDAAISPLTQWNCTDFTKCCKDSGVLMVVKCRKENSALKECLIAHYNDPAFYEECKMEYLKEREEFRKTGIPTKKRLQKLPTSM, encoded by the exons ATGGATGCTGCCATATCTCCTTTAACACAATGGAATTGTACAG atTTTACCAAATGTTGCAAGGACTCTGGAGTCCTTATGGTAGTAAAATGCCGGAAAGAAAATTCTGCCTTGAAAGAATGTCTAATTGCTCA CTATAATGATCCAGCCTTTTATGAAGAATGCAAAATGGAATAcctgaaggagagggaagaattcAGAAAAACTGGAATTCCTACCAAGAAGAGGCTCCAGAAGCTTCCCACAAGCATGTAG
- the CMC1 gene encoding COX assembly mitochondrial protein homolog isoform X5: MAFLPLLRSSEDFTKCCKDSGVLMVVKCRKENSALKECLIAHYNDPAFYEECKMEYLKEREEFRKTGIPTKKRLQKLPTSM, translated from the exons ATGGCTTTTCTACCCCTGCTGAGATCCTCTGAAG atTTTACCAAATGTTGCAAGGACTCTGGAGTCCTTATGGTAGTAAAATGCCGGAAAGAAAATTCTGCCTTGAAAGAATGTCTAATTGCTCA CTATAATGATCCAGCCTTTTATGAAGAATGCAAAATGGAATAcctgaaggagagggaagaattcAGAAAAACTGGAATTCCTACCAAGAAGAGGCTCCAGAAGCTTCCCACAAGCATGTAG
- the CMC1 gene encoding COX assembly mitochondrial protein homolog isoform X6 → MALDPADFTKCCKDSGVLMVVKCRKENSALKECLIAHYNDPAFYEECKMEYLKEREEFRKTGIPTKKRLQKLPTSM, encoded by the exons atTTTACCAAATGTTGCAAGGACTCTGGAGTCCTTATGGTAGTAAAATGCCGGAAAGAAAATTCTGCCTTGAAAGAATGTCTAATTGCTCA CTATAATGATCCAGCCTTTTATGAAGAATGCAAAATGGAATAcctgaaggagagggaagaattcAGAAAAACTGGAATTCCTACCAAGAAGAGGCTCCAGAAGCTTCCCACAAGCATGTAG